Proteins from a genomic interval of Sphingomonas sp. Y38-1Y:
- the thyA gene encoding thymidylate synthase, whose protein sequence is MTHYEQQYLDLLRDVWTRGDERRDRTGVGTRSLFGPTLRFDLSDDRIPLLTTKRVAWKTAAREMLWFLTGDTNIRELVRQKVHIWTDWPLDRFRRETGETIDRDAFEARVLADDEFAARWGDLGPVYGKQWVAWDTYEPVGDGLYWRGTPVNQIAELVQAIRTNPTSRRLLFTGWNVAELGGMALPPCHMTYQYHVAGGRLSGMLWQRSCDLGLGFAFNAFSAAMLLRMLALQCDLEPGELVWSAGDAHVYLNHAHLVEATLTREPRSDPRLRIKRRPASIFDYAIEDFEVEGYDPHPHIAAPVAV, encoded by the coding sequence ATGACCCATTACGAGCAGCAATATCTCGACCTGCTCCGCGACGTTTGGACTCGCGGCGACGAGCGGCGCGACCGGACGGGAGTGGGGACGCGGTCGCTGTTCGGACCGACGCTGCGCTTCGATCTGTCGGACGATCGGATCCCGCTGCTCACCACCAAGCGCGTCGCGTGGAAGACCGCGGCGCGCGAAATGCTGTGGTTCCTGACCGGCGACACCAACATCCGCGAGCTGGTGCGGCAGAAAGTGCACATCTGGACCGACTGGCCGCTCGACCGGTTCCGGCGGGAAACGGGCGAGACGATCGACCGTGATGCGTTTGAGGCGCGGGTTCTGGCCGATGACGAATTTGCCGCACGCTGGGGCGATCTCGGCCCCGTCTATGGCAAGCAGTGGGTGGCCTGGGACACCTATGAGCCGGTGGGCGATGGCCTCTATTGGCGAGGCACGCCGGTCAATCAGATTGCCGAACTCGTGCAGGCGATCCGGACGAACCCCACCTCGCGGCGGCTGCTGTTCACGGGGTGGAACGTCGCCGAGCTTGGCGGGATGGCGCTGCCGCCGTGCCACATGACCTATCAATATCATGTCGCGGGCGGGCGGCTGTCGGGGATGCTGTGGCAGCGGTCGTGCGACCTGGGCCTGGGCTTTGCCTTCAACGCGTTTTCGGCGGCGATGCTGCTTCGGATGCTGGCGCTGCAATGCGATCTGGAGCCCGGCGAGCTCGTCTGGAGCGCGGGCGACGCGCATGTCTATCTCAATCACGCGCATCTGGTCGAGGCGACGCTGACGCGCGAGCCGCGCAGCGACCCGCGGCTGCGGATCAAACGTCGGCCGGCTTCGATCTTCGATTATGCGATCGAGGATTTCGAGGTCGAGGGATACGACCCGCACCCACACATCGCTGCGCCCGTCGCGGTCTGA
- a CDS encoding DUF1674 domain-containing protein: protein MGQRPPHVKPPAYLSKNPPVPTPEPVERKPDPEGRDPVRYGDWELKGIAIDF from the coding sequence ATGGGCCAGCGCCCGCCGCACGTGAAGCCGCCCGCCTATCTGTCGAAGAACCCGCCGGTGCCGACGCCGGAACCGGTCGAGCGCAAGCCCGATCCGGAGGGGCGTGATCCCGTCCGCTATGGCGACTGGGAGCTCAAGGGGATCGCGATCGACTTCTAG